Part of the Mytilus trossulus isolate FHL-02 chromosome 2, PNRI_Mtr1.1.1.hap1, whole genome shotgun sequence genome is shown below.
ATAGCTGCTGTCTCTGCTTGTTTTTTCTGTTCATCATCATGTTTCTTGAAATTGTCTTGATGGTTTCCGGCTCCATCTTGCCCATTGCCTGATTCTTGTTGAGCATCGGGTTCAGTTTGAACGTTATCGACTTCGTCCTCTGTTTCTTCatctaaaatatatgaaaaaagtacTTGAAAATAACTGATaattatttgcattttgtttgtCCTTTGCCAAGAAAAAATATGCCGAACTCggagtgcattttttttaattttacgttTTAAAACTAATTAACTTGAGTTTtctaaacaaaaagaaatgccaaaaaaatacagaatgaCAACAAATGCATTTTAACCAAGAATTTCGTAACTTAAACAGATGGTGAGGTATGTTTTGACCGAGTTTCTGATTCAATATCTTAATTTCAACTGCATTTTCGTGTTTTTTGCCTAGAGATCATTTTTTTCCTGTGTAATGCATTCTCGCATTCACTTTCATCAATATAAAAGTAATTATTTCAACAAACCTAAATCTTCAAATATGAAGCCTTCATCATCGGCATATTTATATGCGCCTCTCATTTCTTCAAGTTGTGTCCAAAATTTCAACTCAGACTCTGTCTGTgcctcttttttaaattgagtgAACAACCTCCTAGAAGTATATTCTGTAAGAAGACAGAAAAGAACTATTCATTTCTCACCCATTACTCAAAACCAGACAAAAGGATAATAATtgcattttgatacatttttgcAAGTACAGGATTAAATATCTTTATTCAAGATACACAATTTCAGGTTATAAAAAGGCACACCTTTACATACAGCTACACAAGCTATACAACATTTGTGTCTGatccttttgtcattttaaacaataaaatatgtttaaactaaactaaacaaaTTCAGATTAATTTGGCTGCGTAGTTTGTTACCAAAgtcaccaaataaaaaaaaagtcaaacaaatcaaacattgGATTTTTAAACGGAATGCTTTTGTCCCATCTGGTCGATTCTAAGTGACtataattcaattttacaaACCTAATCTCCTATATGGATCTTCATATTGTTCTTGGATTGTCTCCGCCTTAGCCCAAAATTCCATTCCATCATTAGAAATGGAATCCTCCTTAAGCTGGACAATTAGCTTTTTCTTCTCTGATTCTAAACCCTCGTGGGTAAAATTGTTATAGTTGAAGTCAACCATCTGAAATGACAGGGAAAACAGGCTAAgattcttctttaaaaaaatcaatcatgtCTTGCCTTTTTGTCTTAcgatttattattaaaataagtcatggttttaaatttttaatatgattACATATCTAACATTAGTTGATAATTTATTCTTCCGTGCTAcacattacatgtattaataatttaaacagtttgtctacattttttttttttaccagagatatatttatatatctaaattCACATATTTCCATTTGAGTCTttcgaaataaatataaatgtaaaattagaTTTTGGATTTTTTCTTACTGCGACTAACGCATGTCAAGGTTGTCCATTATGTTAAGTGTTTGCCTCTCCTGAAACCATATTTCAAAAGTTTGACAATACCTGCTTAAAATAAAGTTTAGTTTAGTTCAGTTACAtacctttatttcaattatCTGTAAAATTCAGTAGAAATCTGTAAATCTGTAAAATCTTGCTCACAAAATACAACGATACGTTTGTCAATCTGTAACGATCTTTTACAACGACGTCGAAGACGTTGCCAGTAGTGTTACTGTGACGTTCTTTGGTATTGTTCTTAGCGTATTTCCggaaagtaaaaacaaaaaatgcacaacgcaacatataaaataaatcacagaccgtatttcaaatttcaaattaaccATTGAAAGTTAATCATCGGAAATAAAAAGTTTCTATTGTTCATACGAATCGCGGACAACCAGTATAAACATACGTACAGATCTACAATAAGATAATAAACATTCAGTGGCGTAGCCAGGCCATTTTAACGTGTACGCCCTAACCTTGGCGAAGGGTCTTGATTAGGACCCCAAGTGGGTCCACGTCAAAGCAACAACTGCAAGTGGATTTGAGGGGGCGAATCCCTTAAAAGCTAACGAGGTATCCAGAAGGAGATACCATTTCAGTCATTAAAAAACTCATCAATATTAATATACTTTAGAATGATCAACCTaggggaattttttttttttcggtttgtgcgtccgttcgttcatcCGTCCGTCTATCGCACTTCATGTTAAagcttttggtcaaggtagtttttgctAGAGTtaaaagtccaatcaacttgaaacttagttcaaatgttccctatgatatgatctttctaattttaatgctaaattagAATGTTAACCCCATTTTAACGGTTTAGACCACTGAACATAGAATATGATAGTGCAAATgggacatccgtgtactatggacacattcttgtttatgttaaatttattcgttttgttaattttgaatcTAATGGTCATTTTGGTTATAGAAAAGTCCAAGCCAGtaactttaaaatatgtttaaaaaatgccGTAGGGTAAAGGACCTACTCGTTAAAAACACCTTTTTATGTGCAAATTTCgttaataaacataaaataatttattttttagagaTTTTCAGGTGCAATATTAAAATTCGTATTGAGTTCTGTGGAACCCTGGTTCTCGTCTGGGATTTCTTCCCTTAAAACGTGAATCCATTTATCAGTTTATTATGTACAGGATTTGGacaaaaatctacatttttattctatatttgttCTTGATCTGCAATTTTCACTTCtgtccaaatttcatgaaatctttgaaggtttataaatttatcatcTAAAAAAATCCCAGACTAGTCTGTTGATTGCATAAAGCTAAGTCCGTTTGTAAGTATGATACTGAAAAATGATCGAAAACtatttactttcaaaatttTGCTTCAGACTTAAAATCATAACAATTTCTgctaaaatttcattaaattcaaTAAAGGTTTGACAAAGTAACTGACGTGTAACACACTTTTACCCCAGTCTGAAACTACTTGTGGACTGCTaaaagaaattgttttattgaatttcgtaaaatattggaaattaaacatataattctgttttatgtaaaaattatgtattttcacTGGATGAGAGAAAtggtattttttacaaattttctatatattgagattttcttttctctgctggtgtatttcatgtatttgtcattagggaatttatttttgacttCTACTCAATTTGCTAGCAAATCTCACGGCAGATGGGAAAACCCAAAGAGCATTCGAtggaattaaacaaatatatcatgcaaTGGTTATTTGCCTAAAAATACcggttaaaattttaaaaaatccctCGCTTAACGGATCTGGAAATTTGTTTACCTCTGAATCGGTATGCTTAGCAAATACCATTTGTTAGCATGATAGATTTGCATAAATTCCAGCAATATACTTTCGATACTCTTCTGATCATAAACAGTTTTTGTTAAACTACCGTAAAATTTCACGAAaacttgtccattcgtttgatgtgatttatcatttgattttgtcattcgattagggactttccggtttgaattttcctcagagttcagtatatttgtgatATTACTTTTCACATACTGAACTAAATATTGACACCGTCGACGAAATTTAGGATCGTAATGtcacaggctcgacaaaaatgcaAACCATATATCGAATTCCAGCAGGTAATGAATTGCTTTAAACATAAAGAAAGATAGTAGAATTAACAGTAGATTCAGACTTTGaaagaacaaatatataatttgatacCATATGGTTGAAAAGTAAATTTCGTCTATTGAATAGTATATTTCGTCACTTTTTTTCGGAATTACAAGCCATTGAAGAAAGAACTACAAAGCCgatgttattttaaacatttttttttctttcttaagattaatttttttttggatcaAAATCAAGTGTACGCCCGGACGTTTTGACGTAAACGTAGCTACGCGCATGACATTCAACGGTACTTTTAGACGCGGTGTGGCAATAGCCAGTAATCGATGAGTGCTACCCTTTATCAAGGACTTATATAGAAATTGCTTATATTTAATCTTATACCTTAttgataacaatgaaaattcTTCTGTACATGTAAAAACATTGAGACTTcagacaaaataaatttcatcaaaatcaatcaagaactttttaagtttttagctGAACAGTTGAACtacgttttattgtgtttttcacccaaaatgtAGGATAATGCCCCAAAAATAATTACCCACCtttcttaaataattcaaatgaagGACATGAACATTATCAACCAAATTAACTCTATCAATGTAGGAATCATTTAAGtttaagaaaatctttatttcattaaaatccatcaacaacttttaaagttttaaagtgTACAGTGTGGTTTCTCCAATGATTCTCTACATATGTTTTTATCGCAACAAGGATTGTTAGGAAGTTACCTATCCCTCTATATACGTCCCTGcctttatttctaaaaataaatggcaataaattatgttttatgtttcacattaaaatctgatttttttttgttacatgcaTAACCATGTGGCTATTGCTTAGTTTTTCATGATTGTAAATGAGTGTTTGTGTTTTCGCAGAGAGCCTGTGGACAGTAAGATCACCACGACggctttaaatgttttattatataacgCTATGTTTAAGTTAACATCAGTGGGCCGGTATATCGCTGGTGCTTGACATTAAGTTCCTGTCTGTATCATTTACACAGGAGCTTTGCCTTGgtattaacatatttataaggataaaatgtttgttaattttctgtttGTTAATTCATTACTGCGGATATAACTTTTCTTTCTCCAGCAAAGTTGACGAATTTTTGCTGATTAATTAAATTCCTTTaggattttatgttttcatacgttcaaaaatattcaagttatttttcaaactttgaatCCAACTTGAGGATTTTGACAGAAACACGTATtgaacacaggcacttgtctcagccccccccccccccccccccccccgcaatatatatatatatgaacaaaaagaattctgagacaagtgcctgtggtatTGAAGAACGAAAATCGATATCATATGTTCAATTTTGTAGAAATTTTAAGAAGTTGCACACTCTAACGATCATACTGACTCTTCGGGTCTTTACTCTGTTTTACACTTAACATCCAATTACATTTGACAGTATAATTGTAATACAAGTTGAAGCTCCGCCATCTGTTGTCTGTAGATGTCATTCTTAATAGcaatgcttgagcaaacattttatcaaacaaagcaagcaagcaaaCCAAACATTTTAAACTTCCAGCATTAGGAAAATGGCTCTAATCgggaaatatattttatttacccAGAATCAATTTAAAAGTGACAATGATTTTACCCcgatctcaattaaaatttaaagcattataaaatattttcattgggACCAACTAGCCTTAATTTATTCTTTccttatatacatgttatacgaTACGTCGATACGGATACGCCATCAAATACTTGATTAATGCAAATGCTCTATTAGTAATGACTTAAGCAAATGGTAACTTTACACGCGAGGTTTTGTACTCCAACTGCAAGCCTCAATCTACTTCATGTACTTGCTATAATCCTTTTTTGTCTTGTCATTACGTAATAAGTCTTCCCCCTTCTTAAAAGGTTATTGGCTACATCAATCCTACAATATTGTAACATTAACAGTCATTTACCTCGTTAAACATCATCAATgttcagcggcaaatattacaacATCATCAcagataattatagattatcgttgggttgattttctcgcttgagccggtcacggcgaaagcgagaaattcaatcgagttgagatgaccaatgacaatctgtttatcgctattttacctatgaagacgttgtcaatttcatgtcaatttcattagtaACTGCCACGtggctccttagtttctagcgataattttccatctcaagcgagtagcatgatatgaaaattatcacaaaaaaagatcaaaggaaaaatccacaaaatagcgataacaaGTATTACATCAACAAACCAACATTATTGAAACAATACATGTCATTGGAACATGTATCCGCGAATTTAATTTAGTTATTCGTTCATTCACCACTAAAAACACTAGCAACAAAATTGTTCGAAAGTATTGAAAAAACATTATtgcgaaaaaaaaagacaaagcaACCGTCAATCATCCGTGGTTCTGAAAAAATAACAGACACTAAACTAATTTCTTCTAtctttgattcaaataaaaaatccatCATGTTGAaactttttagaaaatataagcTGGAAGTGGGataatgttattgtttattttttctctttcctGGCCGTATAGTAGAGCTAGGCCGTAGAGTAGAGCTAAATACTTAAGAATGCACTAGTTCGGCAAGTGATTTTGTGGCTCAGCGGTAAGATGCGCGACTGACAGCTGAAAGATCCCATGTTCTCGCCTCACTGCTGGaggtaaaactaaataaataaataagtactatattcaatgtaacttaacttaactttagtttaattttaatttcgagAACGTAACCACAAGTTACTCGTTGcctgaacaaaaatatatttatatttctgtgcATAAACgcactattgttttttttaactttgccGTAAAACGTGCAGATTGAATTTCTTTGGATATTTTTGTTGATGGGGTGCGGTCATTTTTTGACGTAAACCTTATTTTCCATCTTAAGTTACTGTCCAACTTGTACATGCAATTCTCTTAGATAATTTGCTcgttggacagttgtctcattgacgtttaccgaatacactttattttactGTCAAACTTGATAATGatttctctctcttttttttacctatCACTTCAACGTATGTTTGCATGCAGTTCAGCATCAGTCACGAGTAAATGATAAGATATACCTTAGAGTGCattctttgtttcattttgcgaACTTTGTTCGTAATGTGTGCACGTAAACTGTGCACGTGTGTGcgtgaacaattaaaaaatatgtcttcactgggacctctagagctgaaacctgaagacttcagtttagcaggggcGTAACTCTAAAGAtgttttattcgtttttttggcaaataacatcattgtagaaaattgtgCTTTCCAATaaagcaaaatatttaaataatgactcAGATATGCATTCGAATAGTGACATTGCAAAACAAAGCAggtattttgcaattattgaacaaagaaaacaccatTTTCGTATAACAAATAATATCCTATATACCAACGGGTCGTGGTAAAGTTAAGAAACGAACAAGATTTACAACCTATGTAAAGTATTACAAATAGTAATGACTTAAGCAAATGGTAACTTTACACGCGAGTTTTTGTACTCCAACCGCAAGCCCCAAACTTCTTCCTGTACTTGCTATAATCCCTTCTTCATCTTGTAATTACGTAAATAGTCTTCCCCCTTCTTTAAAGGTTATTGGCTACATCAATCCTACCATATTGTATCATTAACAGTCATTTACATCGTTAAACATCATCAATGTTCAGCGGAAAATATTACAACATCATCAcagataattatagattatcgtcgggtatctcaacgagattgattttctcgcttgagccggtcacggcgaaagcgagaaattcaatcgagttgagatgaccaatgacaatctgtttatcgctattttacctatgaagacgttgtcaatttcatgtcaatttcattagtaACTGCCACGtggctccttagtttctagcgataattttccatctcaagcgagtagcatgatatgaaaattatcacaaaaaaagatcaaaggaaaaatccacaaaatagcgataacaaGTATTACATCAACAAACCAACATTATTGAAACAATACATGTCATTGGAACATGTATCCGCGAATTTAATTTAGTTATTCGTTCATTCACCACTAAAAACACTAGCAACAAAATTGTTCGAAAGTATTGAAAAAACATTATTGcgaaaaaagaaagacaaagcAACCGTCAATCATCCGTGGTTCTGAAAAAATAACAGACACTAAACTAATTTCTTCTAtctttgattcaaataaaaaatccatCATGTTGAaactttttagaaaatataagcTGGAAGTGGGATAatgttattggttttttttctctttcctgGCCGTATAGTAGAGCTAGGCCGTAGAGTAGAGCTAAATACTTAAGAATGCACTAGTTCGGCAAGTGATTTTGTGGCTCAGCAGTAAGATGCGCGACTGACAGCTGAAAGATCCCATGTTCTCGCCTCACTGCCGGaggtaaaactaaataaataaataagtactatattcaatgtaacttaacttaactttagtttaattttaatttcgagAACGTAACCACAAGTTACTCGTTGcctgaacaaaaatatatttatatatatttatatttctgtgcATAAACgcactattgttttttttaactttgccGTAAAACGTGCAGATTGAATTTCTTTGGATATTTTTGTTGATGGGTTGCGGTCTTTTTTTGACGTAAACCTTATTTTCCATCTTAAGTTACTGTCCAACTTGTACATACAATTCTCTTAGATAATTTGCTcgttggacagttgtctcattgacgtttaccgaatacactttattttactGTCAAACTTGATAATGatttctctctcttttttttacctatgacTTCAACGTATGTTTGCATGCAGTTCAGCATCAGTCACGAGTAAATGATAAGATATACCTTAGAGTGCattctttgtttcattttgcgaACTTTGTTCGTAATGTGTGCACGTAAACTGTGCACGTGTGTGcgtgaacaattaaaaaatatgtcttcactgggacctctagagctgaaacctgaagacttcagtttagcaggggcGTAACTCTAAAGAtgttttattcgtttttttggcaaataacatcattgtagaaaattgtgttttccaataaagcaaaatgtttaaataatgactCAGATATGCATTCGAATAGTGACATTGCAAAACAAAGCAggtattttgcaattattgaacaaagaaaacaccatTTTCGTATAACAAATAATATCCTATATACCAACGGGTCGTGGTAAAATTAAGCAACGAACAAGATTTACAACCTTTGTAAAGTATTACAAATAGTAATGACTTAAGCAAATGGTAACTTTACACGCGAGTTTTGGTACTCCAACCGCAAGCCCCAATCTTCCTCCTGTACTTGCTATAATCCCTTCTTCATTTTGTCATTACGTAAATAGTCTTCCCCCTTCTTTAAAGGTTATTGGCTACATCAATCCTACCATATTGTATCATTAACAGTCATTTACATCGTTAAACATCATCAATgttcagcggcaaatattacaacATCATCAcagataattatagattatcgttgggtatctcaacgagattgattttctcgcttgagccggtcacggcgaaagcgagaaattcaatcgagttgagatgaccaatgacaatctgtttatcgctatttttaCCTATGaagacgttgtcaatttcatgtcaatttcattagtaACTGCCACGtggctccttagtttctagcgataattttccatctcaagcgagtagcatgatatgaaaattatcacaaaaatagatcaaaggaaaaatccacaaaatagcgataacaaGTATTACATCAACAAACCAACATTATTGAAACAATACATGTCATTGGAACATGCATCCGCGAATTTAATTTAGTTATTCGTTCATTCACCACTAAAAACACTAGCAACAAAATTGTTCGAAAGTATTGAAAAAACATTATTGcgaaaaaagaaagacaaagcAACCGTCAATCATCCGTGGTTCTGAAAAAATAACAGACACTAAACTAATTTCTTCTAtctttgattcaaataaaa
Proteins encoded:
- the LOC134705908 gene encoding splicing regulatory glutamine/lysine-rich protein 1-like — encoded protein: MVDFNYNNFTHEGLESEKKKLIVQLKEDSISNDGMEFWAKAETIQEQYEDPYRRLEYTSRRLFTQFKKEAQTESELKFWTQLEEMRGAYKYADDEGFIFEDLDEETEDEVDNVQTEPDAQQESGNGQDGAGNHQDNFKKHDDEQKKQAETAAIKEDSSQTEIGPSSLSHIHQKEDSTWIDNFRQNDIELNIPDKNERKVMEKGEKKKDKRTNKLIIADKKRRQKENNQSKQLKTKDGRKKAKKSTFSDFMRTLTSCFRKPKVEEE